A segment of the Hyphomicrobiales bacterium genome:
GCGTCCCGGCGGCATTGTCGGCGACAGGGAAGTGGGCGCCCTGCCATTGCTCAGGAAAAGCTTGCGTATCCGGTAAAATCGGGGGCGTGAGAACCCGGCCATCCGGGGCATTCGAAAGATCAGCAACGAGGGAGGCAAACCGTGAATTGGAAGACGGCACACCGGTCCTTTTATTACGAGAAGGCGGCGGAACCGGAAGACATGGTTCTGAAACCGGACAAAACCGCGCTGCTGGTCATCGACGTGCAGAACACCTACATGATCCCATCCGATGACCCGGACGAAAGGGACCGCTGGCAGCCCTTTCGCGACCGCATGAACAACATCGTCATCCCCAACACGCGGGAGTTGCTGGACGCATGCCGCGGCAATGGCATCGAGGTCATCTTCGCCCGCATCGCGTGCCTGAAGAAGGACGGGCGCGACCGCTCGCTGAGCCAGAAGAAGCCCGGCTGGAACTACCTCCTGCTGCCCAAGGACACGGAAAAATCCCAGATCGTGCCGGAACTTGCGCCCATGGACGACGAAATCGTCCTCTGCAAGACCACCGACAGCGCGCTCACCGGAACCAACCTGCGTCTGATTCTGCGCAACATGGAAATCAAGAACGTGATCGTTGCCGGCATCTTTACCGACCAGTGCATTTCATCCTCCGTGCGCAGCCTGGCCGACGAAAGCTTC
Coding sequences within it:
- a CDS encoding isochorismatase family cysteine hydrolase; translated protein: MNWKTAHRSFYYEKAAEPEDMVLKPDKTALLVIDVQNTYMIPSDDPDERDRWQPFRDRMNNIVIPNTRELLDACRGNGIEVIFARIACLKKDGRDRSLSQKKPGWNYLLLPKDTEKSQIVPELAPMDDEIVLCKTTDSALTGTNLRLILRNMEIKNVIVAGIFTDQCISSSVRSLADESFNVVVVHDCCAAGTDELHDKELEIINMIYCHVMSLDELKGAVT